One Pyrus communis chromosome 4, drPyrComm1.1, whole genome shotgun sequence genomic region harbors:
- the LOC137730704 gene encoding uncharacterized protein, whose amino-acid sequence MATETPPKYEPSSRPLAQIVELRQWRSSLFWVFPDELPASSLFSRPRDSSGEAFPNFPMTRPRVAEVFQPLSDHGLPLCWCNCLWHFCPPLFARLFAYDVRT is encoded by the exons ATGGCGACAGAAACACCACCAAAATATGAACCGTCGTCTCGACCCCTGGCCCAGATTGTGGAGCTTCGGCAGTGGCGGAGTTCACTATTTTGGGTTTTCCCCGATGAACTCCCGGCGAGTTCTCTGTTTTCCCGACCAAG AGATAGCTCCGGGGAAGCATTTCCCAATTTCCCGATGACTAGGCCGCGAGTTGCAGAGGTTTTCCAGCCGCTTTCCGACCACGGCTTGCCCTTATGTTG gtgcaattgttTATGGCATTTCTGTCCACCCTTGTTTGCACGGCTTTTCGCTTACGATGtaag
- the LOC137730920 gene encoding uncharacterized protein isoform X2 — MDSYQAQQRYLRPPPPPQPRVTSDPYHYHQQQQQPRPDWYPNQYQYPPAPPPPPPPYAEHLPPLGSYPPPPHPYPAQPPNHAHFPPPPPPPPPHQSRPHLPPPPPRPPPPHSYQHAQEWGAAPPSWPNYAAPNNQDWEAKAKAWADARTAVETQHQQLQFPPAGGLEEQSHYQEQYPHNGDPHYSGSHHQSFSASSYQQVPVSGAPTHYPPGIHSQETSSIGSELSPYLHHAVRDGTPAGDSNALFHRQGILSTSPSVHQQEVPYSYSSVTGNEGTAAQEGQHHMQPSQPFPFAYGSQSADPTTNLADQPLEFARGFTSDHGPHVQSSYTYHDSHGTIRGVDPATTVPSVNTWPSSVAPGVGYPHNVPVPSGLQHDPSNAIPSPVPGHSPHSFGSFPSAAMPFALTAGTTVHPTAAFPGDAYGVSTVTERPKKAPVPSWLRDEIKKAVITSSSMDHPKEETQSFEDEGFDRSFGKGDQADSKSIDFSRPTEEEDDEDQVEAARTAAINQEIKRILTEVFLKVTDELFDEIATKVLTEDDLTVEVEQRTLISNHKVLPSPPAVTTPKASAKVLIAAKSKEYESGDVKSSSTLPGDVLGLANYATDDEDGDSDIQSSGVPNSGKDAKLQQSTVRRPSNDRHDATANDRSSVELQEHSKNQTILESGRGKTSSLESNNRNKNDDSNGDRILPDGTTASRLKDTVGIFKPELPKETVNVKNASKDDPQVMESTMKPDKHDRDENKKSSVKDINKEIESGKFRTDEKGDENHKGHYPRKERTDDRNGSKEKVKEQSVKESESRKRSSLADAKEDRRETEQLHRASAKEDKDRKRGRTKEKEGDRSRHKHSTDSSRHKGRRSSSVASRGRNSKDDSSDEASDDSKRKRHSRRRNLSPSPIKSRRRQVSRSPHSKHSQHRHSPYSSLETSRGRRSRSRSPVRRQR; from the exons ATGGATTCGTACCAAGCGCAGCAGCGGTACCTGAGACCGCCCCCGCCGCCGCAACCACGGGTCACGTCGGATCCCTATCACTaccaccagcagcagcagcaaccaaGGCCAGACTGGTACCCCAACCAGTACCAGTACCCACCggctccaccaccaccaccaccaccgtacGCTGAACATCTCCCTCCCTTGGGTTCTTATCCTCCGCCCCCTCACCCTTATCCTGCGCAACCCCCAAATCACGCCCACTTccctcctccccctccccctccccctcctcatCAATCTCGCCCTCACCTGCCTCCCCCTCCGCCTCGCCCTCCTCCACCTCATTCTTATCAGCACGCCCAG GAGTGGGGAGCTGCTCCTCCGAGTTGGCCGAACTACGCAG CCCCAAATAATCAAGATTGGGAAGCGAAGGCTAAGGCTTGGGCAGATGCTAGAACGGCAGTGGAGACTCAACATCAACAGTTGCAGTTTCCACCGGCGGGGGGATTAGAAGAACAGAGTCATTATCAGGAACAGTATCCCCACAACGGTGACCCGCACTATTCTGGTAGTCACCATCAGTCATTTTCTGCATCTAGCTATCAACAGGTTCCAGTTTCAGGTGCTCCAACACACTACCCACCGGGAATTCATTCCCAGGAGACTTCATCAATCGGCTCTGAACTATCTCCTTATCTTCATCACGCTGTTAGAGATGGAACGCCAGCTGGGGACTCAAATGCTCTGTTTCACCGTCAAGGAATCTTATCTACAAGTCCATCTGTCCATCAGCAGGAGGTACCTTATAGTTATTCTTCTGTGACAG GCAATGAAGGGACTGCAGCTCAAGAAGGACAACATCACATGCAGCCATCACAGCCCTTTCCTTTTGCCTATGGCAGTCAGTCTGCTGATCCAACAACCAATCTTGCTGACCAGCCTTTAGAATTTGCACGTGGGTTTACCTCTGATCATGGTCCACACGTGCAGTCCAGCTATACTTATCATGATTCACATGGAACTATAAGAGGTGTCGACCCAGCGACCACAGTACCCTCCGTGAATACCTGGCCTAGTTCTGTTGCACCTGGTGTAGGTTATCCTCATAATGTTCCAGTTCCATCAGGACTACAG CATGATCCCTCCAATGCAATACCATCTCCTGTTCCTGGCCATTCTCCACATTCGTTTGGAAGTTTCCCATCTGCTGCAATGCCCTTTGCTCTCACTGCAGGAACCACAGTTCACCCTACTGCAGCCTTCCCTGGTGATGCGTATGGAGTTTCTACAGTTACTGAGCGCCCCAAAAAG GCTCCAGTGCCTAGTTGGCTTAGAGACGAAATTAAGAAAGCAGTAATCACAAGTTCTTCTATGGACCATCCTAAGGAGGAAACTCAATCTTTTGAGGATGAAGGTTTTGATAGATCTTTTGGGAAAGGTGATCAAGCAGACAGCAAGAGCATCGATTTTTCTAGACCAACAGAAGAAGAGGATGATGAG gaTCAAGTGGAAGCTGCTAGGACTGCAGCAATTAACCAAGAAATAAAGCGTATCCTAACTGAAGTTTTCTTGAAG GTTACTGATGAGCTGTTTGATGAAATTGCTACAAAAGTTCTTACTGAAGATGATCTGACAGTTGAAG TGGAACAGAGGACACTCATTTCAAACCATAAGGTATTGCCATCTCCGCCAGCAGTTACAACTCCCAAGGCTTCTGCAAAAGTTCTAATTGCGGCCAAGTCTAAGGAATATGAGAGTGGAGATGTAAAATCTAGCTCTACTTTACCTGGTGATGTATTGGGTCTTGCAAATTATGCTACAGATGATGAAGATGGAGATAGTGATATTCAGAGTTCTGGTGTGCCAAATTCTGGGAAAGATGCTAAGCTTCAGCAGTCAACTGTCAGAAGGCCTTCAAATGATAGGCATGATGCCACTGCAAATGACCGTTCTTCTGTAGAGCTTCAAGAGCATAGTAAAAATCAGACAATTTTGGAGAGTGGACGGGGCAAAACCAGTTCACTTGAGTCTAATAATAGAAACAAGAATGATGATAGTAATGGTGATAGAATTTTGCCAGATGGAACTACTGCCTCTAGGTTGAAGGATACTGTAGGGATATTCAAACCTGAACTACCTAAAGAAACTGTCAATGTGAAAAACGCATCAAAAGATGACCCACAAGTTATGGAGTCCACGATGAAACCTGATAAGCATGATCGAGATGAGAATAAAAAGAGTTCTGTAAAAGATATCAATAAGGAGATAGAAAGTGGTAAGTTTAGGACAGATGAGAAGGGTGATGAGAATCATAAGGGACATTATCCGAGAAAGGAAAGGACAGATGATCGGAATGgctcaaaagaaaaggtgaaAGAGCAAAGTGTTAAGGAATCTGAGTCAAGAAAAAGGTCTTCCCTTGCTGATGCCAAGGAGGACAGAAGAGAAACAGAGCAACTCCATAGGGCTAGTGCTAAAGAAGATAAGGACAGGAAAAGAGGACGGACAAAGGAAAAGGAGGGTGATAGATCAAGACATAAACATTCTACTGACTCAAGCAGGCACAAGGGAAGGCGCTCCTCTTCTGTTGCCAGTAGAGGAAGAAACAGCAAGGATGATTCAAGCGATGAAGCTTCTGATGATTCTAAAAG GAAGCGCCATTCAAGGAGACGTAACTTATCACCATCACCCATCAAGTCTAGGAGAAG ACAAGTTTCGCGGTCTCCACATAGCAAGCATTCTCAACACAGGCATTCTCCTTATTCTTCTCTTGAGACGAGCAG gGGAAGAAGGTCAAGATCCAGATCACCTGTGCGGCGGCAGAGATGA
- the LOC137730920 gene encoding uncharacterized protein isoform X3 — protein MDSYQAQQRYLRPPPPPQPRVTSDPYHYHQQQQQPRPDWYPNQYQYPPAPPPPPPPYAEHLPPLGSYPPPPHPYPAQPPNHAHFPPPPPPPPPHQSRPHLPPPPPRPPPPHSYQHAQEWGAAPPSWPNYAAPNNQDWEAKAKAWADARTAVETQHQQLQFPPAGGLEEQSHYQEQYPHNGDPHYSGSHHQSFSASSYQQVPVSGAPTHYPPGIHSQETSSIGSELSPYLHHAVRDGTPAGDSNALFHRQGILSTSPSVHQQEVPYSYSSVTGNEGTAAQEGQHHMQPSQPFPFAYGSQSADPTTNLADQPLEFARGFTSDHGPHVQSSYTYHDSHGTIRGVDPATTVPSVNTWPSSVAPGHDPSNAIPSPVPGHSPHSFGSFPSAAMPFALTAGTTVHPTAAFPGDAYGVSTVTERPKKAPVPSWLRDEIKKAVITSSSMDHPKEETQSFEDEGFDRSFGKGDQADSKSIDFSRPTEEEDDEDQVEAARTAAINQEIKRILTEVFLKVTDELFDEIATKVLTEDDLTVEVEQRTLISNHKVLPSPPAVTTPKASAKVLIAAKSKEYESGDVKSSSTLPGDVLGLANYATDDEDGDSDIQSSGVPNSGKDAKLQQSTVRRPSNDRHDATANDRSSVELQEHSKNQTILESGRGKTSSLESNNRNKNDDSNGDRILPDGTTASRLKDTVGIFKPELPKETVNVKNASKDDPQVMESTMKPDKHDRDENKKSSVKDINKEIESGKFRTDEKGDENHKGHYPRKERTDDRNGSKEKVKEQSVKESESRKRSSLADAKEDRRETEQLHRASAKEDKDRKRGRTKEKEGDRSRHKHSTDSSRHKGRRSSSVASRGRNSKDDSSDEASDDSKRKRHSRRRNLSPSPIKSRRRQVSRSPHSKHSQHRHSPYSSLETSRYVAMKSLLCIVFQTYTAINKQLLR, from the exons ATGGATTCGTACCAAGCGCAGCAGCGGTACCTGAGACCGCCCCCGCCGCCGCAACCACGGGTCACGTCGGATCCCTATCACTaccaccagcagcagcagcaaccaaGGCCAGACTGGTACCCCAACCAGTACCAGTACCCACCggctccaccaccaccaccaccaccgtacGCTGAACATCTCCCTCCCTTGGGTTCTTATCCTCCGCCCCCTCACCCTTATCCTGCGCAACCCCCAAATCACGCCCACTTccctcctccccctccccctccccctcctcatCAATCTCGCCCTCACCTGCCTCCCCCTCCGCCTCGCCCTCCTCCACCTCATTCTTATCAGCACGCCCAG GAGTGGGGAGCTGCTCCTCCGAGTTGGCCGAACTACGCAG CCCCAAATAATCAAGATTGGGAAGCGAAGGCTAAGGCTTGGGCAGATGCTAGAACGGCAGTGGAGACTCAACATCAACAGTTGCAGTTTCCACCGGCGGGGGGATTAGAAGAACAGAGTCATTATCAGGAACAGTATCCCCACAACGGTGACCCGCACTATTCTGGTAGTCACCATCAGTCATTTTCTGCATCTAGCTATCAACAGGTTCCAGTTTCAGGTGCTCCAACACACTACCCACCGGGAATTCATTCCCAGGAGACTTCATCAATCGGCTCTGAACTATCTCCTTATCTTCATCACGCTGTTAGAGATGGAACGCCAGCTGGGGACTCAAATGCTCTGTTTCACCGTCAAGGAATCTTATCTACAAGTCCATCTGTCCATCAGCAGGAGGTACCTTATAGTTATTCTTCTGTGACAG GCAATGAAGGGACTGCAGCTCAAGAAGGACAACATCACATGCAGCCATCACAGCCCTTTCCTTTTGCCTATGGCAGTCAGTCTGCTGATCCAACAACCAATCTTGCTGACCAGCCTTTAGAATTTGCACGTGGGTTTACCTCTGATCATGGTCCACACGTGCAGTCCAGCTATACTTATCATGATTCACATGGAACTATAAGAGGTGTCGACCCAGCGACCACAGTACCCTCCGTGAATACCTGGCCTAGTTCTGTTGCACCTGGT CATGATCCCTCCAATGCAATACCATCTCCTGTTCCTGGCCATTCTCCACATTCGTTTGGAAGTTTCCCATCTGCTGCAATGCCCTTTGCTCTCACTGCAGGAACCACAGTTCACCCTACTGCAGCCTTCCCTGGTGATGCGTATGGAGTTTCTACAGTTACTGAGCGCCCCAAAAAG GCTCCAGTGCCTAGTTGGCTTAGAGACGAAATTAAGAAAGCAGTAATCACAAGTTCTTCTATGGACCATCCTAAGGAGGAAACTCAATCTTTTGAGGATGAAGGTTTTGATAGATCTTTTGGGAAAGGTGATCAAGCAGACAGCAAGAGCATCGATTTTTCTAGACCAACAGAAGAAGAGGATGATGAG gaTCAAGTGGAAGCTGCTAGGACTGCAGCAATTAACCAAGAAATAAAGCGTATCCTAACTGAAGTTTTCTTGAAG GTTACTGATGAGCTGTTTGATGAAATTGCTACAAAAGTTCTTACTGAAGATGATCTGACAGTTGAAG TGGAACAGAGGACACTCATTTCAAACCATAAGGTATTGCCATCTCCGCCAGCAGTTACAACTCCCAAGGCTTCTGCAAAAGTTCTAATTGCGGCCAAGTCTAAGGAATATGAGAGTGGAGATGTAAAATCTAGCTCTACTTTACCTGGTGATGTATTGGGTCTTGCAAATTATGCTACAGATGATGAAGATGGAGATAGTGATATTCAGAGTTCTGGTGTGCCAAATTCTGGGAAAGATGCTAAGCTTCAGCAGTCAACTGTCAGAAGGCCTTCAAATGATAGGCATGATGCCACTGCAAATGACCGTTCTTCTGTAGAGCTTCAAGAGCATAGTAAAAATCAGACAATTTTGGAGAGTGGACGGGGCAAAACCAGTTCACTTGAGTCTAATAATAGAAACAAGAATGATGATAGTAATGGTGATAGAATTTTGCCAGATGGAACTACTGCCTCTAGGTTGAAGGATACTGTAGGGATATTCAAACCTGAACTACCTAAAGAAACTGTCAATGTGAAAAACGCATCAAAAGATGACCCACAAGTTATGGAGTCCACGATGAAACCTGATAAGCATGATCGAGATGAGAATAAAAAGAGTTCTGTAAAAGATATCAATAAGGAGATAGAAAGTGGTAAGTTTAGGACAGATGAGAAGGGTGATGAGAATCATAAGGGACATTATCCGAGAAAGGAAAGGACAGATGATCGGAATGgctcaaaagaaaaggtgaaAGAGCAAAGTGTTAAGGAATCTGAGTCAAGAAAAAGGTCTTCCCTTGCTGATGCCAAGGAGGACAGAAGAGAAACAGAGCAACTCCATAGGGCTAGTGCTAAAGAAGATAAGGACAGGAAAAGAGGACGGACAAAGGAAAAGGAGGGTGATAGATCAAGACATAAACATTCTACTGACTCAAGCAGGCACAAGGGAAGGCGCTCCTCTTCTGTTGCCAGTAGAGGAAGAAACAGCAAGGATGATTCAAGCGATGAAGCTTCTGATGATTCTAAAAG GAAGCGCCATTCAAGGAGACGTAACTTATCACCATCACCCATCAAGTCTAGGAGAAG ACAAGTTTCGCGGTCTCCACATAGCAAGCATTCTCAACACAGGCATTCTCCTTATTCTTCTCTTGAGACGAGCAGGTATGTTGCCATGAAATCGTTGTTGTGTATTGTTTTTCAGACATATACAGCTATCAATAAGCAACTACTCAGGTGA
- the LOC137730920 gene encoding uncharacterized protein isoform X1, which translates to MDSYQAQQRYLRPPPPPQPRVTSDPYHYHQQQQQPRPDWYPNQYQYPPAPPPPPPPYAEHLPPLGSYPPPPHPYPAQPPNHAHFPPPPPPPPPHQSRPHLPPPPPRPPPPHSYQHAQEWGAAPPSWPNYAAPNNQDWEAKAKAWADARTAVETQHQQLQFPPAGGLEEQSHYQEQYPHNGDPHYSGSHHQSFSASSYQQVPVSGAPTHYPPGIHSQETSSIGSELSPYLHHAVRDGTPAGDSNALFHRQGILSTSPSVHQQEVPYSYSSVTGNEGTAAQEGQHHMQPSQPFPFAYGSQSADPTTNLADQPLEFARGFTSDHGPHVQSSYTYHDSHGTIRGVDPATTVPSVNTWPSSVAPGVGYPHNVPVPSGLQHDPSNAIPSPVPGHSPHSFGSFPSAAMPFALTAGTTVHPTAAFPGDAYGVSTVTERPKKAPVPSWLRDEIKKAVITSSSMDHPKEETQSFEDEGFDRSFGKGDQADSKSIDFSRPTEEEDDEDQVEAARTAAINQEIKRILTEVFLKVTDELFDEIATKVLTEDDLTVEVEQRTLISNHKVLPSPPAVTTPKASAKVLIAAKSKEYESGDVKSSSTLPGDVLGLANYATDDEDGDSDIQSSGVPNSGKDAKLQQSTVRRPSNDRHDATANDRSSVELQEHSKNQTILESGRGKTSSLESNNRNKNDDSNGDRILPDGTTASRLKDTVGIFKPELPKETVNVKNASKDDPQVMESTMKPDKHDRDENKKSSVKDINKEIESGKFRTDEKGDENHKGHYPRKERTDDRNGSKEKVKEQSVKESESRKRSSLADAKEDRRETEQLHRASAKEDKDRKRGRTKEKEGDRSRHKHSTDSSRHKGRRSSSVASRGRNSKDDSSDEASDDSKRKRHSRRRNLSPSPIKSRRRQVSRSPHSKHSQHRHSPYSSLETSRYVAMKSLLCIVFQTYTAINKQLLR; encoded by the exons ATGGATTCGTACCAAGCGCAGCAGCGGTACCTGAGACCGCCCCCGCCGCCGCAACCACGGGTCACGTCGGATCCCTATCACTaccaccagcagcagcagcaaccaaGGCCAGACTGGTACCCCAACCAGTACCAGTACCCACCggctccaccaccaccaccaccaccgtacGCTGAACATCTCCCTCCCTTGGGTTCTTATCCTCCGCCCCCTCACCCTTATCCTGCGCAACCCCCAAATCACGCCCACTTccctcctccccctccccctccccctcctcatCAATCTCGCCCTCACCTGCCTCCCCCTCCGCCTCGCCCTCCTCCACCTCATTCTTATCAGCACGCCCAG GAGTGGGGAGCTGCTCCTCCGAGTTGGCCGAACTACGCAG CCCCAAATAATCAAGATTGGGAAGCGAAGGCTAAGGCTTGGGCAGATGCTAGAACGGCAGTGGAGACTCAACATCAACAGTTGCAGTTTCCACCGGCGGGGGGATTAGAAGAACAGAGTCATTATCAGGAACAGTATCCCCACAACGGTGACCCGCACTATTCTGGTAGTCACCATCAGTCATTTTCTGCATCTAGCTATCAACAGGTTCCAGTTTCAGGTGCTCCAACACACTACCCACCGGGAATTCATTCCCAGGAGACTTCATCAATCGGCTCTGAACTATCTCCTTATCTTCATCACGCTGTTAGAGATGGAACGCCAGCTGGGGACTCAAATGCTCTGTTTCACCGTCAAGGAATCTTATCTACAAGTCCATCTGTCCATCAGCAGGAGGTACCTTATAGTTATTCTTCTGTGACAG GCAATGAAGGGACTGCAGCTCAAGAAGGACAACATCACATGCAGCCATCACAGCCCTTTCCTTTTGCCTATGGCAGTCAGTCTGCTGATCCAACAACCAATCTTGCTGACCAGCCTTTAGAATTTGCACGTGGGTTTACCTCTGATCATGGTCCACACGTGCAGTCCAGCTATACTTATCATGATTCACATGGAACTATAAGAGGTGTCGACCCAGCGACCACAGTACCCTCCGTGAATACCTGGCCTAGTTCTGTTGCACCTGGTGTAGGTTATCCTCATAATGTTCCAGTTCCATCAGGACTACAG CATGATCCCTCCAATGCAATACCATCTCCTGTTCCTGGCCATTCTCCACATTCGTTTGGAAGTTTCCCATCTGCTGCAATGCCCTTTGCTCTCACTGCAGGAACCACAGTTCACCCTACTGCAGCCTTCCCTGGTGATGCGTATGGAGTTTCTACAGTTACTGAGCGCCCCAAAAAG GCTCCAGTGCCTAGTTGGCTTAGAGACGAAATTAAGAAAGCAGTAATCACAAGTTCTTCTATGGACCATCCTAAGGAGGAAACTCAATCTTTTGAGGATGAAGGTTTTGATAGATCTTTTGGGAAAGGTGATCAAGCAGACAGCAAGAGCATCGATTTTTCTAGACCAACAGAAGAAGAGGATGATGAG gaTCAAGTGGAAGCTGCTAGGACTGCAGCAATTAACCAAGAAATAAAGCGTATCCTAACTGAAGTTTTCTTGAAG GTTACTGATGAGCTGTTTGATGAAATTGCTACAAAAGTTCTTACTGAAGATGATCTGACAGTTGAAG TGGAACAGAGGACACTCATTTCAAACCATAAGGTATTGCCATCTCCGCCAGCAGTTACAACTCCCAAGGCTTCTGCAAAAGTTCTAATTGCGGCCAAGTCTAAGGAATATGAGAGTGGAGATGTAAAATCTAGCTCTACTTTACCTGGTGATGTATTGGGTCTTGCAAATTATGCTACAGATGATGAAGATGGAGATAGTGATATTCAGAGTTCTGGTGTGCCAAATTCTGGGAAAGATGCTAAGCTTCAGCAGTCAACTGTCAGAAGGCCTTCAAATGATAGGCATGATGCCACTGCAAATGACCGTTCTTCTGTAGAGCTTCAAGAGCATAGTAAAAATCAGACAATTTTGGAGAGTGGACGGGGCAAAACCAGTTCACTTGAGTCTAATAATAGAAACAAGAATGATGATAGTAATGGTGATAGAATTTTGCCAGATGGAACTACTGCCTCTAGGTTGAAGGATACTGTAGGGATATTCAAACCTGAACTACCTAAAGAAACTGTCAATGTGAAAAACGCATCAAAAGATGACCCACAAGTTATGGAGTCCACGATGAAACCTGATAAGCATGATCGAGATGAGAATAAAAAGAGTTCTGTAAAAGATATCAATAAGGAGATAGAAAGTGGTAAGTTTAGGACAGATGAGAAGGGTGATGAGAATCATAAGGGACATTATCCGAGAAAGGAAAGGACAGATGATCGGAATGgctcaaaagaaaaggtgaaAGAGCAAAGTGTTAAGGAATCTGAGTCAAGAAAAAGGTCTTCCCTTGCTGATGCCAAGGAGGACAGAAGAGAAACAGAGCAACTCCATAGGGCTAGTGCTAAAGAAGATAAGGACAGGAAAAGAGGACGGACAAAGGAAAAGGAGGGTGATAGATCAAGACATAAACATTCTACTGACTCAAGCAGGCACAAGGGAAGGCGCTCCTCTTCTGTTGCCAGTAGAGGAAGAAACAGCAAGGATGATTCAAGCGATGAAGCTTCTGATGATTCTAAAAG GAAGCGCCATTCAAGGAGACGTAACTTATCACCATCACCCATCAAGTCTAGGAGAAG ACAAGTTTCGCGGTCTCCACATAGCAAGCATTCTCAACACAGGCATTCTCCTTATTCTTCTCTTGAGACGAGCAGGTATGTTGCCATGAAATCGTTGTTGTGTATTGTTTTTCAGACATATACAGCTATCAATAAGCAACTACTCAGGTGA
- the LOC137732101 gene encoding uncharacterized protein produces the protein MAVVIGNLALLLDVTSARTTVPDRKTRPVALDALLNMSLTLPKRDPHSHAHNGFIAVKGFDSDGETRSQRVVARGKANSKVNGVNYDRDEEGNGNGYGDGDGDDQEPLDWENEMRKRLKEIEERRELEKKAEEIQSRMEEDFEDGGREETEQEKRMRVRKELEKVAKEQAERRATAQLMFDLGQKAYGRGMYGRAIEFLEGALTIIPRPTLFGGEIQIWLAMAYEANNRHTDCIELYHQLEKKHPSASIRRQAAELRYILQAPKLKITQEEMVTIPLIGSSYDSYAGTWSDKYKDKEPISSGTVTNQLPSSRDYFGDFMVWRPPIGLEKNQAFWIGLALWLGLVGAALFIQN, from the exons ATGGCCGTGGTTATCGGAAACCTAGCTCTGCTACTAGACGTCACGTCGGCTAGGACCACGGTTCCTGACCGGAAGACCCGTCCGGTGGCGCTCGACGCCCTTTTGAACATGAGTCTGACCTTGCCGAAGCGAGACCCGCATAGTCACGCACACAACGGGTTTATCGCGGTCAAGGGATTTGACTCGGACGGGGAGACTCGGAGCCAGCGAGTCGTGGCTCGGGGAAAAGCGAATTCGAAAGTAAACGGCGTGAACTACGACAGGGACGAGGAAGGGAACGGGAATGGGTACGGGGACGGGGACGGGGACGATCAGGAGCCGTTGGATTGGGAGAATGAAATGCGGAAGAGGTTGAAGGAGATCGAGGAGAGGAGGGAGTTGGAGAAGAAGGCGGAGGAGATACAGAGCCGCATGGAGGAGGATTTCGAAGACGGCGGCAGGGAAGAGACGGAGCAGGAGAAGCGGATGAGAGTGAGGAAAGAGCTCGAAAAG GTGGCTAAGGAGCAGGCGGAGCGGAGAGCCACCGCTCAGTTGATGTTCGATTTGGGGCAGAAGGCTTATGGAAGGGGCATGTACGGCCGTGCCATTGAGTTTTTAGAAGGCGCCCTCACGATCATCCCTAGGCCCACGTTATTCGGTGGTGAG ATACAAATTTGGCTTGCTATGGCCTACGAGGCTAATAACCGCCATACCGATTGCATTGAACTTTACCATCAATTGGAGAAGAAACACCCAAGCGCCAGCATCCGGCGCCAAGCAGCAGAGCTTCGGTACATTTTGCAAGCACCAAAGCTCAAGATAACACAAGAAGAGATGGTAACCATACCACTCATTGGTTCTAGTTATGACAG CTATGCTGGAACGTGGAGTGATAAATACAAAGACAAAGAACCGATTAGCAGCGGGACAGTGACCAATCAGCTCCCGTCGTCTAGAGACTATTTCGGAGACTTTATGGTATGGCGACCTCCAATCGGCCTGGAAAAAAACCAAGCGTTTTGGATAGGTTTGGCATTGTGGTTGGGTTTAGTTGGAGCTGCTCTCTTTATTCAAAACTGA
- the LOC137730734 gene encoding large ribosomal subunit protein uL15x translates to MTTRFKKNRKKRGHVSAGHGRIGKHRKHPGGRGNAGGMHHHRILFDKYHPGYFGKVGMRYFHKLRNKFYCPIVNVDKLWSLLPQEAKDKATKDNAPLIDVTQYGFFKVLGKGVLPQNQPVVVKAKLISKTAEKKIKEAGGAVVLTA, encoded by the coding sequence atgacgACCCGATTCAAGAAGAACCGCAAGAAGAGAGGCCACGTCAGTGCCGGTCACGGTCGTATTGGCAAGCACCGAAAGCATCCCGGAGGTCGCGGTAACGCCGGAGGCATGCACCACCACCGTATCCTCTTCGACAAGTACCATCCGGGGTATTTCGGCAAAGTCGGTATGAGGTACTTTCACAAGCTTCGTAACAAGTTCTACTGCCCCATCGTGAACGTCGACAAGCTCTGGTCGCTCCTCCCCCAGGAGGCCAAGGACAAGGCCACCAAGGACAACGCGCCGCTCATCGACGTGACCCAGTACGGCTTCTTTAAGGTCCTCGGCAAGGGCGTGTTGCCGCAGAACCAGCCCGTCGTGGTCAAGGCCAAGCTCATCTCCAAGACCGCCGAGAAGAAGATTAAGGAGGCCGGTGGTGCCGTCGTGCTCACCGCTTAG